In a single window of the Natrialba magadii ATCC 43099 genome:
- a CDS encoding pyridoxamine 5'-phosphate oxidase family protein: MATEALTDEEIDAFLREHGTGVLSVADGSDAYAIPQSFGYDGEDLYFQFVSAAHSSKQSFAEQTETATFTVYDDEPAQSVIARGALAPVSADESTHAMSVIAENAMIPTVNISPDTPVPALSFQLYRLQPTELTGRTFGPVVDNSSQPLPEPWSNHLENALQCDDPEEKDYHIRQAFQLSESVTNAE; encoded by the coding sequence ATGGCCACAGAAGCGTTGACTGACGAGGAGATAGATGCATTCCTCCGTGAACACGGAACCGGTGTGTTGTCGGTCGCTGACGGCTCAGACGCCTATGCGATTCCACAATCGTTCGGGTACGACGGTGAGGATCTGTACTTCCAGTTCGTTTCTGCCGCACACAGTTCGAAGCAGTCGTTTGCCGAACAAACTGAAACTGCGACGTTCACTGTCTACGACGACGAGCCAGCACAGAGTGTCATCGCTCGTGGAGCACTCGCACCCGTCTCAGCGGACGAATCCACACACGCCATGTCCGTTATCGCGGAGAACGCGATGATCCCAACAGTGAACATTAGCCCTGATACGCCGGTCCCTGCACTCTCGTTCCAGCTCTATCGCTTGCAACCGACCGAACTAACCGGCCGAACGTTCGGGCCAGTGGTCGACAACTCATCACAACCACTGCCAGAACCATGGTCGAATCACCTCGAGAACGCGCTCCAGTGTGACGACCCAGAGGAGAAAGATTACCACATTCGGCAGGCGTTCCAACTGAGCGAATCTGTGACGAATGCAGAGTGA
- a CDS encoding Rid family detoxifying hydrolase, with product MSNPTPIETDGAPATDNPYSQGVRAGDTLYVSGYGPVDPETGAVVDGDIQAQTRRVLENIAAVVDEAGGDGLDDVVKVTVYLTDLEDYERVNEAYGEQFGEEPPARVCVEVSRLPEDVRVELDATAYLGHHDD from the coding sequence ATGAGCAACCCAACACCCATCGAAACCGACGGCGCACCAGCCACCGACAACCCCTACTCGCAGGGCGTCCGGGCCGGCGACACCCTCTACGTCTCCGGCTACGGCCCCGTCGACCCCGAAACCGGAGCCGTCGTCGACGGCGATATCCAGGCCCAGACCAGACGGGTACTCGAGAACATCGCCGCAGTCGTCGACGAAGCCGGCGGCGACGGTCTCGACGACGTGGTGAAGGTGACGGTCTATCTAACCGACCTCGAAGACTACGAGCGGGTCAACGAGGCCTACGGAGAGCAGTTCGGCGAGGAGCCACCGGCGCGCGTCTGCGTTGAGGTCTCGCGTCTTCCGGAGGACGTGCGTGTCGAACTGGACGCGACCGCCTATCTTGGCCACCACGACGACTGA
- a CDS encoding aspartate aminotransferase family protein gives MAAGPPIDEIHFDDAPDVGSVPGPATKSLLETQREIDSSAVAYPNDIPIAFEDGKGATVRDADGNTYIDMFAGIGVLNVGHSNPYVLEAVHEQADKFVHTVDFPTDARLELIEKLDEIAPSGLQGNNRVVFGGPTGSDAIEASIKLSKYNADGDGLIAFRGSYHGATTGAMSVTSNTKLKKHYAPLLSDVVHAPYPHPFRQEKTPEEAVDHALEEVQAIVEDPYGGLANPAGIIVEPIQGEGGIVTPPKGFLQGLRDIADDNDVTLVFDEIQSGLGRTGQWWASDWEDVTPDAMTSAKALGGVGFPLSATMYKEELDTWGSGDHAGTYRGHVVGMRAGTRAIEYIQEHNLLAHARDLGEYIQDRLHEAADETDQLADIRGKGLFIGAEFVDENGAPDSDVVDAIQQYCFEHGVLVWTAGRHGNVLRLLPPLVLTHDLAETALDVIVDAIEHVTADVAQTA, from the coding sequence ATGGCAGCAGGACCACCGATCGACGAGATTCACTTCGACGATGCGCCAGACGTCGGCTCCGTCCCCGGTCCGGCGACGAAATCGCTTCTCGAGACACAACGTGAAATCGACAGCAGCGCAGTCGCGTATCCGAACGACATCCCCATCGCGTTCGAAGACGGAAAGGGTGCGACCGTCCGCGACGCCGACGGTAACACCTACATCGACATGTTCGCCGGCATCGGCGTGTTGAACGTCGGCCACTCGAACCCCTACGTCCTCGAGGCCGTCCACGAACAGGCCGACAAGTTCGTCCACACCGTCGACTTCCCGACCGACGCCCGACTCGAGTTGATCGAGAAACTCGACGAGATCGCCCCGAGTGGATTGCAGGGGAACAACCGGGTCGTCTTCGGCGGTCCAACGGGCAGCGACGCCATCGAGGCGTCGATCAAGCTCTCGAAGTACAACGCCGACGGTGACGGGCTCATCGCCTTCCGCGGCTCCTATCACGGCGCGACGACGGGTGCGATGAGCGTCACCTCGAACACGAAGCTGAAGAAACACTACGCGCCGCTGCTCTCGGATGTCGTCCACGCACCGTATCCGCACCCGTTTCGGCAGGAGAAGACGCCCGAGGAAGCGGTCGATCACGCACTTGAGGAGGTCCAGGCAATCGTCGAGGATCCCTACGGTGGCCTCGCGAATCCGGCCGGGATCATCGTCGAGCCGATTCAGGGCGAGGGCGGCATCGTCACACCGCCGAAGGGGTTCCTGCAGGGACTCCGAGACATCGCAGACGACAACGACGTGACGCTGGTCTTCGACGAGATTCAGAGCGGCCTCGGCCGCACCGGCCAGTGGTGGGCGAGCGACTGGGAGGACGTGACGCCGGATGCAATGACCTCCGCGAAGGCGCTTGGCGGCGTCGGCTTCCCACTTTCGGCGACGATGTACAAGGAAGAACTGGACACCTGGGGCTCGGGCGACCACGCCGGCACCTACCGCGGCCACGTCGTCGGCATGCGCGCCGGCACCCGCGCCATCGAGTACATTCAGGAACACAACCTGCTCGCTCACGCGCGCGATCTCGGTGAATACATTCAGGACCGCCTCCACGAAGCCGCGGACGAGACGGACCAGCTCGCAGACATTCGCGGCAAGGGACTGTTCATCGGCGCAGAATTCGTCGACGAGAACGGCGCACCTGACAGCGACGTTGTGGACGCGATCCAGCAGTACTGCTTCGAACACGGCGTCCTCGTCTGGACGGCCGGCCGCCACGGCAACGTGCTTCGCCTGCTCCCGCCGCTCGTCCTCACACACGACCTCGCCGAGACGGCTCTCGACGTGATCGTCGATGCGATCGAACACGTGACTGCAGACGTGGCACAGACTGCCTGA